The Cyclopterus lumpus isolate fCycLum1 chromosome 1, fCycLum1.pri, whole genome shotgun sequence sequence gcgtgcgcgcgcgcgcacgtcCTACGTGTGCTGTGTGTCGAGAGTGAGAGGTGAAAAAATTAGAgccacacagagaaaaaaagaggagaaaaaacaaaaatccataagcattgttttctttaagaatacttgCAAACCTCCGAAGGACTTACATCGTTTCAATTATCTCCCCTACAGACGTGACCGTACTAAACACATTAGACACCCCTTGTTAATTACAATgtgattaaatgttttaattacgTTACCGGATGCTGTGCCTTAATTAGAGGAGAGATAAGATAATAGCCTGCTATGACAAGCATGTATATTTGCAATTAAATAGAGCgaattattttaaatatccaCTTTTATCGTCAGTCTCTGGTTTAGTGCTATTGTTTGCATGCTACACACAATGCAGAACTCAATTCAAAATAGGTCGAGTTTTCTCAAAATGGTTATTGTTGTTCTGGTATTTTCCACAAGTTTCTTCATGATTAGTGAAATGGTCACAGCaacaaaggcaaataaattGTAGGTGATAAGATGAAACCTTTGCTATAGGCCAACCCTAAATTtagatacaaaaatatataataatgcaaACAGCGGTCAATTTTAGattgaaaaaatattttgtttacaGCTTGTATTTTTGCAGTAGGTGTTCTAAATAAAATCGGAGCAATTTGACTTAACGATTATAACTGGTGCGCAATTGTCTATCATGTTGACATCTATTTCCAATATTCAACAATAAAATAGTTTCGGGTGCAATAAATCGGAATGTAAAAAGTCTCTGAACTTCACAATACGTGCTGGTAACAAGGTGTTGTTGGTTAGAAGTAGTCATTTGAAATAAATGCCCTGTCGCAGACTGCCCATGCGCAGAGTCCCCAGCGGCGGCGGTGGTGTGGCTAATGAAGAATAATAAATCATGAAAGGGTTTTTCAGGTACAGCTGAaaatattgtgtgtgcgtgtgtgtgtgagagagagagagagcgacagagagctgttgagagagagagagagagagagagagagagagagagagagagagagagagagagagagagagagcgagagaaagagagagagagaggatgtgtgtgcgtgtgagagagtaagagggagggagagagagaggaggagagagactcaGTCTGCCCTTCGCCTCGGAGCTGAGGCAGTTCGGGTCCCCGCAGCATTGAACGTAGTCGAAGAGGTACAGCACAGAGAGTGTCACCGCCATTACTTCTCACTTACGGTCATTTCAAGACGGAAACTTTTCACACAAAAGCCAAACAGGTCAACGAAAGAGGCAAGTGTTTCAAACTTGAAGGGTTTTGGAAATCCTAAGAGACGgaaagaaactttttttttctctttttttcccctctttccttTTCTGGTCGTCGTCTATGAGGAGTTctgccaccaaaaaaaaaaaaaaagaaaatccaaaagAGAGTATTGAATACAAGGTGGAGACGGTTTTGCAGGAGAAACaggcaggtgtgtttgttttttctttcttttttttttttttttcttttttgaaccATCCACAAGTCCACAGCGGAAAAACACAGGTCACGGCTGCGCTGCAGGTGCATGGCTGGTTGGTGCCTGCGTTCTCTCATTTGGCAAACAGACGAGACGCCTCCATACACCTCTTGCTAGTATTAATAAATAGATGTGAAAAACGTGGACGACCGTCTTCAGCCTGCACACTTTATTCGACAGTGACTTGAGATTCCTGCCGAAGCAATCGGAGCTTCAACTCCCGAACCGAGGAGGCGGAGTCTTAACTTATAAAAAGGAACTTGCCGAGGCTCGGACGCCCGCaaatatgatgatgatgtctcTGAACAGCAAGCAGCCTTTTGCTATGGCCCACGCCAGCTTGCCCGAACCCAAGTACTCGTTGCATTCCTCGTCCTCCAATTCCAATGTGCCCTCGTCCTCCTGCTCGTCCTCCCGACACAGCAACAGCATCATCAACAGCAACGGCGGCAGCAGCTCGGAGGCGATGCGCAGAGCCTGTCTCCCAACCCCACCGGTACGTATTCTGCATAATCACGGCTTAAAGGCACATTTTTGACagcccacttttttttttgcttgatgtttttttcatgtCTGCACAGCAAATCACCCAACAcctccatatttttttttttcctctctcctctgctcaacTTATGTATTCAGTCGGCTTTGCCTTGCGTATTAATTTTTATGACCTGGGATGTTGCATGTGTCTTGTTTTGTGTGCTCCttttttgggtgtgtgtgtgtgtggatggggagggatttctcttctctttttttcctccacattcTGGAAATGTTTTAAACCGAGGAGTGGAGGGAGAATTCCCTGCTGACAGCTATGTGTGCATTCTATTTGCAATTGCAGAGCAATATATTCGGAGGCTTGGATGAGAGTTTGTTGGCCCGGGCTGAAGCTCTAGCGGCGGTGGATATAGCCTCGCAGAACAAGAGCCACCACCACCCTCCACATCACAGTCCCTACAAGCCGGACGCAACCTACCACACCATGAACACTCTCCCCTgcacctcgtcttcctcctccgcctcctcggTGCCTATTTCTCATCCGTCCggtcaccaccatcaccaccaccatcaccaccaccaccagcctcACCAGGCACTGGAGGGGGACCTGCTGGACCACATCACCCCGGGACTGGGACTAGGAGCCATGGCAGGGCCGGATGGCTCGGTGGTTTCCACGGCTGCGCACCCTGTCCACATGGCGGGCATGAACCACATGCACCAGGCAGCCATCAACATGGCTCATGCCCACGGGCTACAACAGCACATGGGCATGAGCGACGTGGACGCCGATCCCAGGGACTTGGAAGCCTTCGCAGAGAGGTTTAAGCAGAGACGGATCAAACTCGGGGTTACCCAGGCGGATGTAGGGTCAGCTTTAGCCAGCCTGAAGATTCCTGGGGTGGGCTCCCTCAGCCAGAGCACCATCTGCCGATTCGAGTCCCTCACGCTCTCTCACAACAACATGATCGCGTTGAAGCCCATCCTGCAAGCGTGGCTCGAAGAAGCCGAGAAATCGCACCGGGATAAACTTAATAAGCCCGAGTTGTTCAACGGCgcggagaagaagaggaagcgcACGTCGATAGCGGCGCCGGAGAAGAGGTCGCTGGAGGCCTATTTCGCCATTCAGCCGCGTCCCTCCTCGGAGAAAATCGCAGCGATCGCAGAGAAGCTGGACCTCAAAAAGAACGTGGTGCGGGTCTGGTTTTGCAACCAGCGGCAGAAACAGAAACGAATGAAATACTCTGcatgcatctaaaaaaaaaaaaaaaaaagagaagaaaaatcgCTTTAAACCGCcacccaccaaaaaaaaaagacttggaACTGTTTAGAGACGATGTGTATCATATTTCCTATCTCACAGAATTTTTTCTCCAATCATCGATGACTTTTGTGCTTTGAACTTCGAAAAAATTCCTAAAAATTGAACAATGACTGAAAAGACTCGAATCCCCCTacacccccccttccccccaacAGTCACGTCTTTTACTCGCTGAGAGGGGAGACGTGGAGTCAAGTAAAGCATCGTTTGACAGAGCAAGTAAGACCACTGTTAACACACTTACTATGATTCACCTTTTTAATGTCAACGCAGTATATGACTTACAGGACTTTCATTTTTGATTCATGGTTCATTTACAAACGAAGACTATCTAGTTTGCGTTAGCAGAAAGACCCCCGATGGAAACAGCGTGGTTATTGACACACATCGGGGCTAGTTTAACTCCAAACACTTGGTCGGTTGACTATTGTTGTTTATATCTTTGGTTTATAAGCTCCATTGTCCCTCCGAGTTCATGACGATGCAGTCTGACATTTATTCAGGGTCCATGGAGGGGATTAAGAGGCTAACACACTGCTTTGGTGTTGATACTAATATTCGATTACTGCCAAATGACCCCCTGTAAATTAATAATTTACTCGTCACACACTTAATTTTGTGTCTAAATGTGTAATTAATTCCACTTATTTTGTTACCATGTGTGATCAAAGTCAGGGATCTATTTTCAAGATACCCGGGGTTTTGGATTAAGGTATAGGGTTGTTTATTATTAGGCCTCAGTATATGTGGACATATCGAAATAGTGGCTCACGTGGAAGGATTTCACAAGAATCtcgcaattaaaaaaatatgattcCTTGCCGGCTGCAATAAGTTTACAATCCAGCGTGGGCCGGTATCTTATGAACTATTTATTGAGTGAGGTCATGTTTActtcattatatatttattgggATTCCCCCCTCCTCGCTTTGCTTGAGAAAATCAAATTCTGACAGCAAGTTaagcgtgttgttctggttcaaAGGGAAACGACTGTGAAACATGCAGTCACAAATTTTAGTTTACGATTTCTAAAATTTGAGACGGTACAATCGAGATATATATGAGATAgaattctctctttttaaacaaattattttatgtatgttttctgctatttatttgtataaatatacgCGCATCATTATGAAGTCGTTGCTTGTTAAAATCACCTTGTTTaagtaatgttttttcttgaagacaaaagaaacagCGTGTATACGTGTACAATGTAAATATTTCATTGGAACCAGTCGATGCACATAAATATATCCGTACAGGTTTTTGCTGTATTGCTGTTTTAGCTGAGGTAACTTATTTCTGTAATGTATGTTGCTTTTGGTTCCTGGTTAAATACTTCTATTAATTTATTACATCCAtgtaattttaatttatttaattattgaaCTGCAATATGTGTTTCATTAAAGAACAAACTTTAACATTTAATTGGACGTTTTCCATGACTACACTGTGTAATGTGGCTCTCCcagacatattattattattttatttattcatctatttatttattgatgagGAGGCTGGGCACGGTTTAGCTGTGGGCTGCACagcttttaaaaagacattttgcgGACTATTTAGCCTTATTCGACTACAAACATtgctattttgtttttaaaggtatAACGTGACTCTTGCCGTCACCCAAAAGGTGTCAGGTGTGATCTTGAGAACTGCCATGAGCCCTGTCACAGTGCCCATGAGCAAGacacaacaaccccccccccccccccccccccccccccccccccccccccccccccccataaccCAATCTGTTCTCCCTGTCGGGTATAATATTAGATGCGAATGACGACAATCTAAAACGTAATTATAAAAAGCTATTTTGCCTGCACACCGTCCTCCTCCAGGCCTCATCATAGAAAGCAGGCCTTACAGGAGCCCCCTTCTCCTCTATTCCATCAATGTTAAAGACACACGTGGCTTCTCCACTGACTTGCTGCCAGCTTGTGCAGCTCACCGTTGCCTTACCTGAGAGCAAATGCTAATATTCTATTAGAGTCTAATCAGGAGGTCTATGGAGAGCTGGATGGGTCCCTGGAGCGCAGACTTGCCAGATGTCAGCCAGCCAGAAAAACAGCTCGCCTGCCAACGTGCCCGTCTCTATTTAAATACACACTCAAACATGTTTCGTTCGTGCATGCGGGCTCGCAGGCTTTGAAGCAAACCCTCAGGTTCGAAGTTATCGCTAGAAATAAGGAGGGtgaaacaagaaagaaaaaaaggaagaggggaGCGTTTTGAATGTCATGTCCGTTGCAGaggagcttgtttttttttttgggggggggggggggggggggggggggctccggtctgactggctggctggctggctggttggCTTGTTGAGCGCTGAGCAagtgtttcagcaccatggacagagatACCTGAGAGGCTGCATCACATTAGCATTTCTGAAACCTGTCCTCCACGTTTACACTGATTATTTACAGCCCCTGGAATATATTTGCATGGGATTATTTTTGGGATCTTTTCAAATTGATTATAAGCATATCatttcagcaggaggaagaaaggtGATTATTGTGaacaaaatattgattataaaaataaagaagcaTATATTTAGTAAATAGCCCAGATGTTATTTTAATATAGTCATACGAAATATTAGTATGCACCCATAGGCTTTCCTAAGTATAGatatagtatatttattataatattcttACTTAAAATAATTACATGTGACACATATGTCCTTCCTCATATGTATCCaataaaaaaccttttaataAAATGGCTATAAACTGGAAAGACAACGCCTTCATAACACTGATCCATAAACCAAACATGTTCAAGCGCCCTCCTCGTGACAAATTAAGAGTATCAAAACGAGCCTTATTAATGAGACAGTGATGATGGTTCATCAATTAAAAGATGCTCCTGGTGAGTGCTTCTAATTTCCCCTAAATGAGCCGTTCACTTAATACGTTAATAAGAGCGAATTATTAAATTACACATCGAATTATAAAAAACAGATAATTATGAAGAGCGAGTTAAGTAGTCATTAGCCATCCCTGTTAATTACCACTGGTCAGGGAGGGCTGCCGCGTGAGTGTCTCATCGGGAATTGAAATTAACTTTATGCAGTGAGCATCGCTGCTGCTCCACACGCCGGAGCTCTttgcacacgcgcgcacgcacacgcgcgcacgcacacacgcacacacacacacgcacacacacacacacacacacacacacacacacacacacacacacacacacacaagcagcttCTCAACCAGTCTGCTTGCTGCCCTGCTTTCACTTTCACATATTGGGAGACACATCGATCTGGATTATTTGATAGCGAATCAATGAGGCCTCACCACCGACCGAGAGCAGAAAGGCCTCAGTAGAGCACAATTAAGAAAATCGAAGGcatatatgtgttttttattttctatgatAAATATGTGAAGCGAACAGTTTACCTTACAGCcacacctgcccccccccccccccccccccccccccccccccccccccccccatcatgcTGCGCGTGCTCCTATACATTGGAAAGTATATACACGACACCATGGGAGCTTTCTACAAAACGAAAAGGGCAGCGCTGTTTCCTTTTGTTATAATTACGccctctgttttatttttctctttcccctGAACATTTCCCCCCTTTCACAGGGATAGCTGATGAAAATTTAATGAGGCCAGGGACTGTCGGAGCTCCGCCTGGGGACCCGAGAGTAGAATATTTTAACTGTACATTTACGCCAAGTGTCTGCCTTCAAAGACGCGACTGCTCTCCGGATTAGACGAAGTGTGCGCCGCGGAGTGCGCGCGCCGCGTAACCCTTCTTATTTATATCCTCTGTTGGCTCTTTGGCTGCCGCCACCACATTGCGCAACAGCCGTCAGATGGCCGCCCGAGCGTTAAGCGGCGATCGCCATTTGATACGGTGGCCAATCAGTTGTTGTCGATGCAATATTAATCAGCCATCAATGGTCGTTAGTTTGTTAAGTGTTTTCCAGAAACTAATCGATGCATCGGGCGGATAGCAGGATTTTAGTGGGATACTTTTTGATGTAGGATGGCATGCAGAAGGAGGCACAGCCACACGGTGTCTGCCAATGAAAcagctccatctctctctcgctctctctcgctctctctaatAAAATCGCACGCGCACAAACGTGTAACAGCCACGCGCACACTCATAAACAGACGGGTTGATGCCATGGGGTGAATACTTTTTAGTTCAAATATGGTATGTTCCAGTTCACCGAAGAGAAACATTAAACACCGCTCGCGTTGTGTGCGGAGTGAAGAGTGAATCGTTCATTAAACCGCGTGGACAGTTCCTGTGTTGTTCCGTCACGTGGGTTCATATGCGTGTTAAGTTATTCAAGTCGCAGACCGAAACAATTAAAGTTTGGCGATTCATGTAGGACTTGACACAAAATTACTTTATAGAAACGTCAGACATTTAAATTGTGCTGGGGTTAACCAAGagaaataattattattttgttgcaGTGCGGAAAAAGATAAACGCATATTGGCcgaaaatataatttatttatacatttaagtGATGGACATCGCCGATAATTTTTTGGAAAAAGGCCTGCGCTGTTTAACCTTTTCGTAACAGAAGATATATGTGAAGTCAACATTGTATCTGGCCAGACGCAGAATGCCTTccttattaaaaatgtatgacaATGTATTCAAACACAGTGCTTTAATTTCGACTTCTGCAATTTGACATCgcaagaaaaatattttttcccccAGATGCATATAGCCTGTATCAAATCAAAACTTGAAGATACTTTAAGGTAATAGATTATCATTTTGCGAAATGTCCATGACGAATcagataaaaaagaagaaaacactgtTTCTTAATTTAATGCCATTGGAAACGTCCCCAGCCTTCATAACTAAAATAGCTCAGGGGCGTGATTAGAAGGTGGGTGCTGGGAGGCCGTGCTCACCGCTGACATGTGGCTGCCACCAAAATAATGATTTGCATGCATAACCATGTTTATACCGTTTCCCTTGAgcttttccatttattttatacatGCATGTTATTAATAGAATCATAacgttttgtttcatttctatAAGACCCCAGCATTACAATTCTCGGTTGTGTAGATTGTACTTTATCGTCCGCGCACGCCGTTGATGCCATTTTGTGAATTTGTAGATTTTAATTTTCAATGTGAATCCAAATGAATATTCAAATGCTTTTGCTTGAGGGGGAATACCGTCTACACCCGGCTAGACTGTTGCAACACAGCTCTCTCCAACGCGTGTTTTAGACTTCTATCAAGGACAGATTATGTGTATTCAGTAAATTTATCAATTTGGATGCCAGTGGGGTTCATCAATATAGATAAtagtaaataattaaacattacGCCCGGACCACAGAATGGGACTGTGACCCACTGTACTGGGAATTAAGtcattttgtttatgtttatcaAGAAATTATGACtttttgtggaaaataaaaacagaccgCTCGCCTCGCCATCAATTGTATTGACCTTTTGCAATACCTCTTCTTACAGCTAGGGGAGCGTGAGAAACACAACTCCCGGCCCTGTTAGTGTCCATGTAGGCAAAAGGACGAAATGCCCTTCGAGGAGAAGTACTTTGTAGACATACTCTTATtagtatttcattattttatcatttgGTGCATGTGCTCACGTGTTAAGATTTACCAACATAAAATGGCTGCCagtgaaaataataaattaagtcagaggacatcttcctggATGAAGGAATAAGAAGGTCAGTTAAGTCCAGAAAAGTCAAGAACATCTTTGCATAATTACAACTTAAACGTGTTGCTCTTTCCACACTTCCTGTAGCTTAATGGACAAGAACATTTGACATCAGAACCAGCATTAAATATTCAGGGCGAGTGACAAACTGTATGGAATTTAcatccaaataaaaataatgtagaTGATTTAATCATGTGATTTCCATTCCTTTATACCctaaaatatgcatttttgttttacttgtattgatTAATAAACCATATTCACTGAAATTAAAAGACTATAGTCTTGAAGTCTGAAGGAACATctgaataatacaaaataacgTTTTAAACAGGTTATTTCAAAATCATACCTTAAAACCCAAAACTTGCAGTGTCACATAATCACATATCAGCAAAAACAAGATAAAGCAGGATAATCTGGTACCATGTGCATTCATATGCTCGTtgtaaattgtgttttacaAATGATACTATATCAAACTCCCTTGCGAATTGCTTGGTGCAAAATTCAAACCATCTACTCTGTTTAATATTATTTGTCTCAACATACTTTAAGCATAGCGTGCCAACATATTtacttaaaagacgtttcatattaaaaagaaaaaacacaaaatatctCAATGAAAGTGTCTTGTTTACTGCGCTATAATATTTCAGTCACTCAGACAGGATATTCAATCTGGATGCATATGGATCAAATCAGTGCCGTTTCATTTAGAAAGATGACATGGGCATACGACAGGACCTTtgacaccccacacacacacacacacacacacacatctcaatcTGTGGATTCTTCataatgtgtgtgaatatagaAGCTATTAACTAAATGTGTTCATCATTTAATTCAGCCACACCATGGCTACTCAGGTATGAATTATGACTTAACGTGTAAATTGATGGCATCAAAGTGCCTTCAGCCATCAAATATTTAACAACATCGGATGAGTATACACGTTTATGAACAGCGAGGTCTCCTCCTCGCTTTCCCCTCTCCACCAGATCTTCCTTTTAACCGTCGAGTGTTCACACTCGCTCGTTCTCAAAAGGCTGTTTTGGTGTTCCGAATGAGTAAGTTGTAGATCTCAGTGAGATTGGACCTTAACAAGAAGGTGGTAGAGCTGTCTAGTGGATGTGTGTTCATTGGGTTTTGACAGCCGTGCTCTGTTGCAGATCTATTAATCATCCCCACAAGGAGTgctagtctctctctctctctcccccctctctctctctcagctttcAGTTTATACAGAACAGAATCATTTACATAAAGTCCTTAAGGCAAATAACTGTTGGGGGCTCTAATTTATATCTGATCGAAAATTAGCCGTCATTATGCGCACCATTAGCTGCGTCTTTAATGTGCTTCTAAGCACCATTTGTCAAGCAGCTTGTTAATATCCTTCAAGTCTTTAAAGTTGAGAGCTCATTAAAGACTGCTGTGGCTGCTCTAGATGCTATTTCACAAAATTGGGTGGGAAGGGACAGAACATTTcaacgtttttttgtttgttgccatTGACATTgtccaaaaaaagaaggagaaaaaaaagaagaggattaGACGATTGTACTGCATGAGCATTCCTGCTagaaactaaaagaaaaaaatgctcgGTTTTAGGGGGAGGAAATGGGTTTCAAATCATAAACACTAAATCTATTCAGGCAAAACTATCAATTGGCTGAAGCCTAAATACTTACAATATAATCACACCTTGCAGAAACATCTATAAAAATGCTTATTATCAGGGAAAAGCACTTCTCTTTTGACCGGGAAAGACTTTCCAGTGCAAACAAATTGCTTTAAAATGCAAACATCAGATACAGGCAAATGGACCCCTGCATGTAAACCCTGAGAAGGCTTATAGTTGTCCACATCCCATAACAAGACACCCTCTTAGGCCCAATCTTTGCCTATGGGTAATGGGAGTTATGCTGCTTTATTATTGGTTAAAACTCCTGTGTCCTTAgtctttctttcccctccagTATAACAGATTCCTCCAGGCTAAAGCAATAAAGAGAGTAATTAGAATGCTAAAGACAGATGTAAATAAAGGGAATGAGACAGTGGTGAGGGATGAGGCGTCTAGGTCACACACTCTCATCAAAAACCCAGTTGGTAGCAAATGACACAACGTTCAGTGCCAGAGGCCCCGGGCCTACGACTGCAAACCAGAGGACATAATGGACTAAATTATGGCCTCAGTGGCTATGCACCTCAAAGCACCaataaggacacacacacacacacacacacacacacacacacacacacacacacacacacacacacaatatatctAAGATATTATGTAAAATCTGCACATTATTCTGTAGGATGTATCAAAACAATATGCTCTTATTAAGCCGTGTGAATCCACGACAACACACCACCATAGAAACAGTGATAACTGACGGCCTCGTTGATGCCCCCATTGAAAATCCTTTTGATGTTACGGACTACCATATTTAAAGCTTCTGTCCAGCTATATACCTATTTGCAAAAAATAATCTCTATAATTTTGCTCCGACACAGTTCAAGCCTTTAACTTGTGGTTTATGTGCTTGTTGTCTTATTTGTTCATTCATATTGATGAATACaatttggaaaacaaaatgattgGACGAGAGTGGTTTTGGATGAACAAgagacagaggtgtgtgtgtgtgtgtgtgtgtgagttcgtGGAGGCAGACACAAGCAAACATCAACACTAAACACTATACACTTGAGATTACATGCATGGGGGTTGGGCTAATTACAAtatttgcattattaaaaatacattaactACTAAAACGCTATCATATTTAACAACACAAGACATAAATAAATTAGCTAACTTTTGGTGATAAAATAGATCTGTTTTTTCTAATGGGCTTCAAGGGGGATTCCTGTAAGTCCCACCACAAAGATCAGTTCagaatatatattgaatatccaaataaatcattatttatCGTAAAACTTAAATCAAGTCGAGTCTCTGTGCGTGACGTGAACTGCATAGAGTTTTATGCTACGGaaatgaggacagaggacgaaCATCCCATAGACTCAGTCGACTGTTCTACAGCGTGGATCTGGCCTTGTTAATGAGACGCTCTATACGTTTCCTACACACGTTGCTTtatgtctcctcatctcttttTTATGTTCCTTAGTTTGCGTGAGCCACAAATCACTACACTACACTCTGCACATTATGCAGAAACGCGTACTGTACATGGATGTAGTGTAGTTCCGGATATCAATGGCACAGATTTATGATACACTTTGTTAAAAACAGACGCTTGTAATTGCTATTAAATCTGCCGCctagacagttttttttgttctctccttGTAAACTGTGCTGGTCTCGTCAACTCGTTCATGGGTTCACACTTCCAGAAGTTACACTTGTAAATAGATCCTTTTAAATGCTCAGAAAGGGGTGAGTGATATGGATAAAATCACCGTTTTCTGGAGAATAAAATCAGAAAGTCTTATTGTAAATGAAATACCTCACGAATCGAGGTGCTTTATTAAATTGATGAGAAGCCATGTAAATCCAACATTGTCATGAAACAGTCCTCCTCACTGAGATATTAAATTGCGAGATGCCTCAGTATAAATGGTACAGAAAGATCTCTGAGCGTTGACCAACTATGAAACAAACTATGTTTTCTCAATTTGATGCTACGTGTTTACAGCAATAGAAACATGTACAAAAGTATGTTTTTAAGCCTCTCGTCCAGGCAGAAGAATACAAGAGAAAATCCAAGTCATACacaagtaatgtttttttaaagacataaaaatacctaaacaataaaagtgaataCTACAAATAAATGGGACGCAGACAGGAACAGTCTATAAATTAACCAACAGACATATATATCGCTCACAATCCTGCTAAAAAACACAGTATTTCAACCATTTAGGgctgacaacaaaaaaatctcCAATCTTCTCCAGTCTCACGTTTTGGATTTTGCTTCATCATTTGTGTGTACTAAAACCATAATTGCAGTATTTCTGACAGCCCTTGGAAGGCAGTATTTAACGTCATTATCCAGGGTACAGATCGTTAGCTGCCAATCATGCTGGAAACGAGCCACCAGACACAATTCAGCCAGACATTCCAAGAACTGCTACCAAAAAAACAGACTTCACACGAATATGGAGCGAGTATATAGACAGACAGTTTCCTGCACAGAATTATAGATTTATTACTAAAATTATAACACTTACATAATATGTCAAAGATGACAATGTGTCTGCATGACCGTCACATCCACATTACAGGCAGTATGTCAACTAATGTAAAGGAAATGAGGTATATTGCATTTTTATTGCCCGTGAAAAAAAGTTATATGATTCTCTGTTGGAAGAATTGTCTCAGCGAAGCTCGTTGATTCCACCCACTATATTAGATTACACTGTGCTGTTGAAACGTGTGCTTCGGAGGTGCCTTTGCAAAAGGTTGATTACTTTGCATATATTTCACCTGCCGCTCTAGGCTATTTAGCTTGAGATACAGAGTACA is a genomic window containing:
- the pou4f2 gene encoding POU domain, class 4, transcription factor 2 isoform X1; its protein translation is MMMMSLNSKQPFAMAHASLPEPKYSLHSSSSNSNVPSSSCSSSRHSNSIINSNGGSSSEAMRRACLPTPPSNIFGGLDESLLARAEALAAVDIASQNKSHHHPPHHSPYKPDATYHTMNTLPCTSSSSSASSVPISHPSGHHHHHHHHHHHQPHQALEGDLLDHITPGLGLGAMAGPDGSVVSTAAHPVHMAGMNHMHQAAINMAHAHGLQQHMGMSDVDADPRDLEAFAERFKQRRIKLGVTQADVGSALASLKIPGVGSLSQSTICRFESLTLSHNNMIALKPILQAWLEEAEKSHRDKLNKPELFNGAEKKRKRTSIAAPEKRSLEAYFAIQPRPSSEKIAAIAEKLDLKKNVVRVWFCNQRQKQKRMKYSACI
- the pou4f2 gene encoding POU domain, class 4, transcription factor 2 isoform X2, with translation MMSLNSKQPFAMAHASLPEPKYSLHSSSEAMRRACLPTPPVPMCAFYLQLQSNIFGGLDESLLARAEALAAVDIASQNKSHHHPPHHSPYKPDATYHTMNTLPCTSSSSSASSVPISHPSGHHHHHHHHHHHQPHQALEGDLLDHITPGLGLGAMAGPDGSVVSTAAHPVHMAGMNHMHQAAINMAHAHGLQQHMGMSDVDADPRDLEAFAERFKQRRIKLGVTQADVGSALASLKIPGVGSLSQSTICRFESLTLSHNNMIALKPILQAWLEEAEKSHRDKLNKPELFNGAEKKRKRTSIAAPEKRSLEAYFAIQPRPSSEKIAAIAEKLDLKKNVVRVWFCNQRQKQKRMKYSACI